One Quadrisphaera setariae genomic region harbors:
- a CDS encoding CGNR zinc finger domain-containing protein, which yields MLFAHDTERELSALVAMVNTVGHVSGEEGLPDVEALDAFCEEHRWSGRRDHDLAELESVRSLRPRLLALWDLALAGDEAGFVELVNTLLSEGRALPQLVRHDGWDWHLHATPDDAPLDRRMAVEAGMAMVEVVRRGELGRLQRCAGEDCTDVFVDLSKNRSRRFCDGSCGNRAAVAAYRARMRG from the coding sequence CGCTCATGACACCGAGCGCGAGCTCAGTGCGCTCGTCGCCATGGTCAACACCGTCGGTCACGTCTCCGGCGAGGAGGGCCTGCCCGACGTGGAGGCGCTGGACGCCTTCTGCGAGGAGCACCGCTGGAGCGGCCGGCGCGACCACGACCTCGCCGAGCTGGAGTCCGTCCGCTCCCTGCGCCCGCGCCTGCTCGCGCTGTGGGACCTGGCGCTCGCCGGGGACGAGGCGGGCTTCGTCGAGCTCGTCAACACCCTGCTGTCCGAGGGGCGCGCGCTGCCGCAGCTGGTCCGCCACGACGGCTGGGACTGGCACCTGCACGCCACCCCCGACGACGCCCCGCTCGACCGCCGCATGGCCGTGGAGGCCGGCATGGCCATGGTCGAGGTGGTCCGCCGCGGCGAGCTCGGCCGGCTGCAGCGCTGCGCCGGCGAGGACTGCACCGACGTGTTCGTCGACCTGTCGAAGAACCGCTCCCGCCGCTTCTGCGACGGCTCGTGCGGCAACCGCGCCGCCGTCGCCGCCTACCGGGCCAGGATGCGGGGGTGA